The window GTTGCCCTAGTCGCAATCCCTTCAATCAGGTCGTGTGGTTCGTTTTGATAACGAAAAATACATTCTCGTAGCGTGTGGGATTGTCGCAATCCCTTCAATCAGGTCGTGTGGTTCGTTGGGAAAAAATGAAAAAATCAGGAGGGAAAAAATGAAAAGTCGCAATCCCTTCAATCAGGTCGTGTGGTTCGTTTTCTGCCATCGTAGATGGCAGGAAATTTTTCTACGATAACGTCGCAATCCCTTCAATCAGGTCGTGTGGTTCGTTTGTCTCTCCTCCTACAACACCTCCCTCGAAATGGTTTGGGTCGCAATCCCTTCAATCAGGTCGTGTGGTTCGTTGGAATAAAAAAAGAGGAAATTTTTTCTGCTATCGTAGATGGTCGCAATCCCTTCAATCAGGTCGTGTGGTTCGTTGATGGATTTAAAAAAGAAAATATTTTTACCGGATAGTTGAGTCGCAATCCCTTCAATCAGGTCGTGTGGTTCGTTTACATAATTGAAGAGAACAGGGTCAAATCAATCATGGCTCGTCGCAATCCCTTCAATCAGGTCGTGTGGTTCGTTATGAATATAGAAATTCCCGTGACCAATAGGTCACTCGAGGGCGTCGCAATCCCTTCAATCAGGTCGTGTGGTTCGTTTAAAGAGCCAAATGCGCCGAAATACAGAGTGTTTTTTAGGGTCGCAATCCCTTCAATCAGGTCGTGTGGTTCGTTAGCTTCCCGTTTTTCATATAAATATTCAACAGGTTAGACATATCTTTTTGAGAACCTGTATGAATGCTTCCAAAGAACAGAGTCATCATTTTCTTTTTGTCCACCTTATCGTTATATCTTATTGTTTTAATTAATTTATTTATTGCATGAGAACCTATGGTACTTGTTCAGATCCATCATGTTCCATATAACCGCTGACAGCAGTTATCTAAAAGGCATTCGTTAAACAAAATCAATTATCATCAAGAAGGTTCTCAAAATTTTGTATATCTTATTAAACTATTGCATAACTTACATCCCAGTCAGGTTCTCCGAATACGCTTACGCCAAGCTTACTCCTTTTCTGCCAGTCGGTATCGCATATTATATAATAGCGCACCGAGTCTGTTTCAATGTCAATTATTTTGTTGATTTTTTCGTGAAGCACTTTAAGCATTGAAGGAGTTATAATCAGTTCGAAAACCGAATATTGAACGCGCACGCCACAACCTTCCAACGTTTTAGCGACATTAGCAAGCCGCTTAGGATCAGTTATGTCATAGACTGCCAATATGTTTCTTTCTTCGTTACGCAGGCTCATACAATCGCATACTCCTTTATATCGACAATTTCCCCTACGCCCTGCACTACTGCTTTCTTGAGGCATTTTTCGCATAACACGTATATTCTGACCGAGTCTTTATCGCGGTCAATTACTTCAGAAATTTCCTTTTTCATTTTTTCAAGTTTCGGCGAATCCATAATACATTCAAATATCGATCGCTGACGTCT of the Desulfomonilia bacterium genome contains:
- the cas2 gene encoding CRISPR-associated endonuclease Cas2 — encoded protein: MIYIVTYDIKFDCIDDPSAQKRLKDISEVLCNYGLRRQRSIFECIMDSPKLEKMKKEISEVIDRDKDSVRIYVLCEKCLKKAVVQGVGEIVDIKEYAIV
- the cas2 gene encoding CRISPR-associated endonuclease Cas2 codes for the protein MSLRNEERNILAVYDITDPKRLANVAKTLEGCGVRVQYSVFELIITPSMLKVLHEKINKIIDIETDSVRYYIICDTDWQKRSKLGVSVFGEPDWDVSYAIV